One part of the Oceanidesulfovibrio indonesiensis genome encodes these proteins:
- a CDS encoding hybrid sensor histidine kinase/response regulator, whose product MSSGDDGLQKKLLQAFNMEAEERLQALGTQLIALEEKVRAGDGGTDDSASRRLVDDIHRELHSLKGASRAVNYMDIEQVCQDAESVLSAVKRGDIRLTALFFDILHAVVALVEHLTRTAGGGRDSDAERRVAMLRTALKALEQGEEPRLEPPAQAVSDDSAVDAGQAAQTQGAPPGKDSPGRNGASMQETPADDAGLVTPSQQESEHRASDWQAVSGTIRLATEDMSAMRAMAEDIQATRASLSRKMRELRDVVESVQRLEGMWTEAMYEGASGSRNASAGADSARSVQAVVPSYGAGAAKPAEAALAVPGEAMNSFLDACRNDFSKISGRLSLLWHGLELDRRELDKEVAALSEAMKQALLMPLDALVGHFPRVVRDLARGQGKDAVCEIEGGEIAVDRRILEMLNDPLMHALRNALDHGIESPSERTAAGKSGHGVVRIRIERQGAGQVRIEISDDGRGIDVDELRNTAVNAGILDAERAEELSREEMLSLVFVSDLTTAREVSTMSGRGLGMAIVRGKVEQAGGHVGISSARGKGTVLTIVVPVTLTSFDGVVVSAAGRLFVAPMDSMVRLVRADASMIRESGGRKLLSDGGAVLPLATLAEVLSIPERERDASEVRNVLVARGGDELAAIVVDEVLEEQEVMLKYLGPQLRRVRHIAGVTMLGTGELAPVLQMNDVVAAVARPGARLARPAAPAPAERRTPRILVVEDSITSRMLIKNVLEAAGYEVLTAVDGMEGFAILGSTPLDLVVSDVEMPRLDGFGLTEKIRADASTSDMPVILVTSLDSREHRERGLNVGANAYIVKSKFDQSNLLDVIHTLL is encoded by the coding sequence ATGAGCAGCGGCGACGACGGATTACAGAAGAAGCTCCTGCAAGCCTTCAACATGGAGGCGGAGGAGCGTCTGCAGGCGCTGGGCACGCAGCTCATCGCTCTGGAAGAGAAGGTGCGTGCAGGGGACGGCGGTACAGACGATTCCGCGTCCAGGAGGCTCGTGGACGACATCCACCGCGAGCTGCACAGTCTCAAGGGCGCCAGCCGCGCCGTGAACTACATGGATATCGAGCAGGTTTGCCAGGACGCCGAATCCGTACTGAGCGCCGTGAAGCGCGGAGACATCAGACTCACGGCGCTTTTCTTCGACATTCTCCATGCGGTCGTGGCGCTCGTGGAGCATTTGACTCGAACAGCGGGAGGGGGCCGGGATTCGGATGCGGAACGCCGGGTGGCAATGCTCCGCACAGCGCTCAAGGCCCTGGAACAGGGTGAAGAGCCGCGGCTGGAGCCGCCTGCCCAGGCCGTATCGGATGATTCTGCGGTGGATGCGGGCCAGGCCGCGCAGACACAGGGCGCCCCCCCCGGCAAAGACTCTCCGGGTCGCAATGGCGCTTCGATGCAGGAAACCCCCGCCGATGACGCCGGCCTTGTCACGCCTTCACAGCAGGAATCCGAACACCGCGCTTCGGATTGGCAGGCCGTGTCCGGAACGATTCGTCTCGCTACCGAAGACATGAGCGCCATGCGCGCCATGGCCGAGGATATCCAGGCCACCCGCGCCTCCCTCTCCCGCAAGATGCGCGAGTTGCGAGATGTGGTGGAGTCCGTGCAGCGGCTCGAAGGGATGTGGACCGAGGCGATGTATGAGGGCGCTTCCGGATCGCGGAACGCATCCGCCGGCGCTGATTCCGCTCGCAGCGTGCAGGCCGTTGTTCCGTCATATGGCGCAGGGGCTGCGAAGCCGGCCGAGGCGGCCCTTGCCGTTCCTGGCGAGGCCATGAACAGTTTTCTGGATGCCTGTCGCAATGATTTCTCGAAAATCAGCGGCAGGTTGAGCTTGCTGTGGCATGGGCTTGAGCTTGATCGCCGCGAGCTGGACAAGGAAGTCGCTGCGTTGAGCGAGGCAATGAAGCAAGCGCTGCTCATGCCCCTGGACGCGCTTGTAGGCCATTTTCCCCGAGTGGTCCGCGATCTCGCCAGGGGGCAGGGCAAGGACGCCGTCTGCGAAATAGAAGGCGGCGAAATTGCCGTGGACCGTCGTATCCTCGAAATGCTGAACGATCCGTTGATGCACGCCCTGCGCAACGCCCTGGACCACGGCATTGAAAGCCCGTCCGAGCGAACGGCGGCCGGCAAATCCGGGCATGGGGTTGTGCGCATACGAATCGAGCGCCAAGGCGCCGGCCAGGTGCGTATCGAAATCAGCGACGACGGCCGAGGCATCGATGTGGACGAGCTCAGGAATACGGCGGTCAACGCCGGCATTCTCGATGCGGAACGCGCTGAGGAACTGTCCCGCGAAGAAATGTTGAGCCTTGTCTTTGTCTCGGACCTCACCACGGCCCGCGAAGTCAGCACCATGTCCGGCCGCGGACTGGGCATGGCCATAGTCCGGGGCAAAGTGGAGCAGGCCGGAGGCCACGTCGGCATATCCAGCGCCAGGGGCAAGGGCACGGTGTTGACCATTGTTGTGCCCGTCACGCTCACATCCTTCGACGGCGTGGTCGTCTCCGCTGCCGGTCGGCTGTTCGTCGCTCCCATGGACAGCATGGTCCGGCTCGTTCGCGCAGATGCCTCCATGATTCGCGAGTCCGGCGGCCGGAAGCTCCTCTCCGACGGCGGCGCTGTTCTGCCCCTGGCCACGCTGGCCGAAGTGCTCTCCATACCGGAACGCGAGCGCGATGCGTCCGAAGTGCGCAACGTGCTGGTCGCCCGCGGCGGGGACGAACTCGCGGCCATCGTGGTGGACGAAGTTCTGGAGGAGCAGGAGGTCATGCTCAAATATCTCGGACCGCAACTCAGGCGAGTGCGGCACATAGCCGGGGTGACCATGTTGGGCACAGGCGAACTCGCGCCTGTCCTGCAGATGAACGATGTGGTCGCCGCGGTGGCCCGGCCGGGTGCGCGGCTGGCCAGACCGGCTGCCCCGGCGCCGGCAGAAAGAAGAACCCCGCGCATTCTCGTGGTGGAGGACTCCATCACCTCGCGCATGCTCATCAAAAACGTGCTCGAAGCGGCGGGATACGAGGTGCTCACCGCCGTGGACGGCATGGAGGGATTCGCGATTCTTGGCTCCACCCCCCTGGACCTGGTGGTTTCCGATGTGGAGATGCCCCGTCTCGACGGTTTCGGGCTCACCGAGAAGATACGCGCGGACGCCAGTACCTCCGACATGCCCGTAATTCTGGTGACGTCACTGGATTCGCGGGAGCATCGCGAGCGGGGTTTGAACGTGGGGGCGAACGCATATATCGTCAAGAGTAAATTCGACCAGAGCAACCTGCTCGACGTCATACATACGCTGCTGTAA